The following are encoded in a window of Chryseobacterium sp. genomic DNA:
- the rpsA gene encoding 30S ribosomal protein S1, with the protein MSENKDAVLMNQNVAPEQFDWDSFESGLDADARKEKSDLEEIYNGSLTSLADNDVLTGKVVRLTDKEAIVDINFKSEGVISLNEFRYNSGLKVGDEVEVMVDRREDKTGQLQLSHKKARTLKAWDRVNELHETGEIVNGYVKSRTKGGMIVDIHGIEAFLPGSQIDVKPIKDYDQFVGKTMEFKVVKINPEFKNVVVSHKALIEADLEGQKKEIIAQLEKGQVLEGTVKNITSYGVFVDLGGVDGLIHITDLSWSRVNHPSEILEDGATVKVVILDFDDEKTRIQLGMKQLEAHPWDALSADLKVGDKVKGKVVVLADYGAFVEIAPGVEGLIHVSEMSWSTHLRSAGDFVKVGDEVEAEVLTLDRSDRKISLGIKQLNKDPWENIESKYPVGSQHVGTVRNFTNFGVFVELEEGIDGLIYISDLSWTKKIKHPSEFCAVGDKLDVVVLELDTASRRLSLGHKQLQENPWDKFETKYAEGTVHSGKTTDVFDKGAQVQFEDAEVEAFCPSRLLEKEDGSKIKKGEEAQFKVIEFNKEFKRVVVSHTGIFRDEEKRNTRESNSRPQVTSTGNEERATLGDIDALAELKKRMEGGE; encoded by the coding sequence ATGTCTGAAAATAAAGACGCGGTTCTTATGAACCAAAACGTAGCACCTGAACAGTTTGACTGGGATTCTTTTGAATCCGGACTGGATGCTGATGCAAGAAAGGAGAAGAGTGATCTTGAAGAAATCTACAACGGATCTCTTACCAGCCTTGCAGACAATGATGTACTGACAGGTAAAGTAGTCAGACTGACTGACAAAGAGGCGATCGTTGACATCAACTTTAAGTCAGAAGGTGTTATTTCTCTGAATGAATTCCGTTACAACAGCGGCCTGAAAGTAGGTGACGAGGTTGAAGTAATGGTAGACAGAAGAGAGGACAAAACTGGACAGCTTCAGTTATCTCACAAAAAAGCCAGAACACTTAAGGCTTGGGACAGAGTGAACGAGCTGCACGAAACCGGCGAAATCGTAAACGGTTACGTAAAATCAAGAACTAAAGGAGGTATGATCGTGGATATTCACGGTATCGAAGCCTTCTTACCGGGATCTCAGATTGATGTGAAGCCTATTAAGGATTACGATCAGTTCGTAGGTAAAACAATGGAATTCAAGGTGGTTAAAATTAACCCGGAGTTCAAGAACGTTGTTGTATCTCACAAAGCGCTTATTGAGGCGGATCTTGAAGGTCAGAAAAAAGAAATTATTGCTCAGCTTGAAAAAGGTCAGGTTCTGGAAGGAACTGTTAAAAACATCACTTCTTACGGTGTGTTTGTGGACCTTGGCGGTGTTGATGGACTTATCCACATCACTGACCTTTCCTGGAGCCGTGTTAACCATCCGTCAGAGATTCTTGAAGACGGTGCAACGGTTAAAGTGGTTATCCTTGATTTCGATGATGAGAAAACAAGAATTCAGCTTGGTATGAAGCAGCTTGAAGCTCACCCATGGGATGCGCTTTCTGCAGATTTGAAAGTTGGAGATAAAGTAAAAGGTAAAGTTGTTGTCCTTGCAGACTACGGTGCATTTGTAGAAATCGCTCCGGGTGTTGAAGGTCTGATCCACGTTTCCGAAATGTCATGGTCTACTCACCTGAGAAGTGCCGGTGATTTCGTAAAAGTTGGCGACGAGGTTGAAGCTGAAGTTCTTACACTGGACAGAAGCGACAGAAAGATCTCGCTTGGTATCAAGCAACTTAACAAAGATCCTTGGGAAAATATCGAATCTAAATACCCTGTTGGTTCCCAGCACGTAGGTACAGTTAGAAACTTTACAAACTTTGGTGTTTTTGTTGAACTTGAAGAAGGAATTGACGGTCTGATCTATATCTCTGACCTTTCCTGGACCAAGAAAATCAAGCACCCATCTGAGTTCTGCGCAGTAGGAGACAAGCTGGATGTTGTGGTTCTTGAACTTGACACTGCTTCCAGAAGACTTTCTTTAGGACACAAGCAACTTCAGGAAAATCCTTGGGATAAGTTTGAAACCAAGTATGCTGAAGGAACTGTACATTCAGGAAAAACTACAGATGTATTCGACAAAGGAGCTCAGGTTCAGTTTGAAGATGCAGAAGTTGAAGCTTTCTGTCCGTCCAGACTTCTTGAGAAAGAAGACGGTTCTAAAATCAAGAAAGGTGAAGAGGCTCAGTTCAAAGTAATTGAATTCAACAAAGAATTCAAGAGAGTTGTAGTTTCCCACACCGGAATTTTCAGAGACGAAGAGAAGAGAAATACACGTGAGTCTAACTCCAGACCACAGGTAACTTCTACAGGTAACGAAGAGAGAGCAACTCTTGGAGATATCGACGCTCTGGCTGAACTTAAAAAGAGAATGGAAGGCGGCGAATAA
- a CDS encoding DEAD/DEAH box helicase → MDLEAIYTKLGISDMNQMQKSTYTATENGNDVILLSPTGSGKTLAFLLPVLRDLETSKSGIQTLILVPARELALQIEQVFKSIGSDYKVTVCYGGHDKKIEVNSLTQAPAVLIGTPGRITYHIRNNNFDPSTIKTLVLDEFDKSLELGFQEDMEFIVQSMPNLSQRILTSATAMEQIPAFTGLRTPKQINFLKVHDSKPNVQLRKVMTTSEEKLDTLFHLICKIGNKRTLIFCNHRDAVDRISELLREKGISRETFHGGMEQDERERALLKFRNDSARILITTDLAARGLDIPEVESIVHYQLPPKEDAFIHRNGRTARMNAKGFSYLIMTEDENFPFIKSNTPEENVSESSKLPSPTPFQTIYISAGKKDKVNKVDVVGYLIKKGGLEMSDIGIIEVKDTTSYVAVDRKKVSAVLKKLQNEKLKGKKVKMEVAY, encoded by the coding sequence ATGGATTTAGAAGCTATTTACACCAAACTCGGCATTTCGGATATGAACCAGATGCAGAAATCAACATATACAGCCACTGAAAACGGCAACGACGTTATCCTTCTGTCGCCCACGGGTTCCGGGAAAACCCTGGCTTTTCTGCTTCCGGTATTAAGAGACCTGGAGACGTCTAAATCCGGGATCCAGACCCTGATACTCGTTCCGGCACGGGAGCTGGCACTGCAGATCGAACAGGTATTCAAATCCATAGGCTCCGATTATAAGGTTACTGTGTGCTATGGCGGACACGACAAGAAGATTGAGGTGAACAGCCTTACCCAGGCACCCGCTGTTCTTATCGGCACGCCGGGCAGGATCACCTATCATATCCGAAACAATAATTTTGACCCTTCTACAATAAAAACTCTGGTACTGGATGAGTTCGACAAATCCCTTGAACTCGGGTTTCAGGAAGATATGGAATTCATCGTTCAGTCTATGCCCAATCTGTCGCAGCGCATACTCACTTCGGCCACAGCCATGGAGCAGATACCGGCATTCACAGGTCTGCGCACGCCCAAGCAAATCAATTTCCTGAAAGTTCACGACTCCAAACCAAATGTACAGCTGAGGAAAGTGATGACCACTTCTGAAGAAAAACTGGACACTTTATTCCACCTGATCTGTAAAATCGGAAATAAGAGAACCCTGATTTTCTGTAACCACCGCGATGCCGTAGACCGGATTTCGGAGCTCCTGCGTGAAAAGGGAATCTCGCGCGAGACTTTTCATGGTGGTATGGAACAGGATGAACGCGAACGTGCCCTGCTGAAATTCCGTAATGATTCGGCCAGGATTCTTATCACGACTGACCTGGCAGCACGCGGCCTGGATATTCCGGAGGTGGAATCCATTGTTCATTATCAGCTTCCGCCCAAGGAAGATGCTTTCATTCACAGAAACGGACGTACAGCCCGTATGAATGCCAAAGGTTTTTCCTATCTGATTATGACTGAGGATGAAAATTTCCCTTTTATCAAAAGCAATACTCCTGAGGAAAATGTATCAGAGAGCAGTAAGCTACCTTCACCTACTCCGTTCCAAACCATTTATATCAGTGCCGGCAAGAAGGATAAGGTAAATAAGGTGGATGTTGTGGGTTATCTAATTAAAAAAGGCGGACTGGAAATGTCAGATATCGGAATCATTGAGGTGAAGGATACCACTTCGTACGTTGCCGTAGACAGGAAAAAAGTCAGTGCTGTTCTGAAGAAACTTCAGAATGAGAAGTTAAAAGGCAAAAAGGTCAAGATGGAAGTAGCTTATTGA
- a CDS encoding MerR family transcriptional regulator produces MKINLPDKLYYSIGEVARAFDVNTSLIRYWEQEFPILRPKKNKKGNRYFTPEDLTNLKIIYHLVKEKGYTLDGARVALATNSKISETISLIDRLQFVKAELQKLKESLTDQPEN; encoded by the coding sequence ATGAAGATTAATCTGCCGGACAAACTCTATTATTCCATAGGCGAAGTGGCCAGGGCATTTGATGTAAATACTTCTCTTATCAGATATTGGGAACAGGAATTTCCGATTTTGCGGCCCAAGAAAAATAAGAAAGGAAACCGTTATTTCACTCCGGAGGACCTTACCAATCTGAAAATCATCTATCATTTGGTGAAAGAGAAAGGTTACACGCTGGACGGCGCCCGTGTGGCACTGGCCACCAACAGCAAGATTTCGGAAACCATCTCCCTTATCGACCGCCTGCAGTTTGTGAAGGCTGAACTTCAGAAGCTGAAGGAGTCCCTGACCGACCAACCGGAAAATTAA
- a CDS encoding helix-hairpin-helix domain-containing protein: MNSTLQFTVSRKHLILILLLILAVTVGLTVYSGREPAESREPGDLTFTEVGPAKKDIPLSEFDPNELDASQWMALGFSDKQTATILKYKQVVGGAFTSKEQFKKCYAVSDSRFEELEPYLLLPEKEKSTYRTSAYSYRHVSTFSPAKKTLSIPGKFNPDTYSQRDWEKLGFSERQAAAIVKYRSYLGGSFISKEKFRDCFIISDDNYRKLEPYLLLPSTPVAAPVANESGKSFARSDNKGSQAKISVFDPNLLDVQGWIGLGFSEKQANVIMNYRNRILKGSFRSKGDIKNCFVISEQKFAELEPFINLNPENIGKRNSSAASQGQISGPVTDFSKVDLNEITAEQLVEFGFDERAARNYVSFRKKLGGFAVKNQVFESYDIDRELAQKLIDISPLNLSKVERYTLIEAPESWLKTHPYFRYSADKIIYYRLSNSDEKKIWKLVNAKPEYQAKMKLYLK; the protein is encoded by the coding sequence ATGAACTCTACCCTACAATTTACAGTTTCCCGAAAGCATCTGATTCTTATTCTCCTGCTGATTCTGGCGGTAACGGTCGGCTTAACCGTTTACAGCGGTCGTGAACCGGCGGAATCCCGGGAGCCCGGTGATCTTACATTTACTGAAGTTGGCCCGGCAAAAAAAGACATCCCACTTTCTGAATTTGACCCTAACGAACTTGACGCTTCCCAATGGATGGCCCTGGGATTTTCGGACAAACAGACAGCCACCATCCTGAAGTATAAGCAGGTCGTGGGTGGTGCATTTACTTCCAAAGAACAGTTTAAAAAATGCTACGCAGTATCCGACAGCCGGTTTGAAGAACTGGAACCTTATCTTCTGCTACCCGAAAAGGAGAAATCAACCTACAGGACTTCAGCTTACTCTTACAGACATGTGTCAACCTTTTCACCTGCCAAAAAAACACTTTCAATTCCTGGGAAATTCAATCCCGATACCTACAGCCAGCGTGACTGGGAAAAACTCGGATTCAGCGAAAGGCAGGCCGCCGCCATAGTGAAATACCGTTCCTATCTGGGTGGCAGTTTCATCAGTAAGGAGAAGTTCAGGGATTGTTTTATCATAAGCGATGATAACTACAGGAAACTTGAACCCTACCTGCTACTGCCTTCCACCCCTGTGGCCGCACCGGTGGCAAACGAGTCCGGGAAAAGTTTCGCACGTTCAGATAACAAAGGATCTCAGGCAAAAATTTCTGTGTTTGATCCCAATCTTCTGGATGTGCAGGGGTGGATAGGTTTGGGATTTTCTGAGAAACAGGCCAATGTGATAATGAACTACCGCAACAGGATCCTGAAAGGAAGTTTCAGAAGCAAGGGTGACATCAAAAACTGCTTTGTTATATCGGAACAGAAGTTTGCTGAACTGGAGCCATTCATCAACCTTAACCCCGAAAATATAGGTAAACGGAACAGTTCTGCCGCTAGCCAGGGTCAGATTTCAGGACCTGTCACAGATTTCAGCAAGGTGGATCTCAACGAAATTACAGCTGAACAGCTTGTTGAATTTGGTTTTGATGAAAGGGCCGCGCGTAACTACGTGTCCTTCCGCAAAAAGCTGGGCGGATTTGCGGTAAAGAACCAGGTGTTCGAAAGTTATGACATCGACCGTGAACTTGCGCAAAAGCTGATTGATATCTCACCACTGAACCTGTCAAAAGTGGAGCGTTATACATTGATTGAAGCGCCTGAAAGCTGGCTGAAAACACATCCCTATTTCAGATATTCGGCAGATAAGATCATCTATTACCGGCTGAGCAACTCTGATGAAAAGAAAATCTGGAAACTGGTGAACGCGAAACCGGAATATCAGGCGAAAATGAAACTTTATCTGAAATAA
- the rluF gene encoding 23S rRNA pseudouridine(2604) synthase RluF, producing MEKTRINKYLSEVGFCSRREADRMLEHGRITVNGVVPEMGTKVSDEDEIMVDGVSIRKTEEEHVYIALNKPVGIVCTTDTKREKDNIIDFLNHPKRIFPIGRLDKPSEGLILLTSDGDIVNKILRARNNHGKEYIVRVDKPITPQFLHKMRNGIPILGTVTNKCEVEQIDTLSFRIVLTQGLNRQIRRMCEYLGYEVKKLKRIRIMNIKLDLPVGQWRDLTAEELSELNALLADSPKTID from the coding sequence ATGGAAAAGACCCGGATCAATAAATATCTTTCTGAAGTTGGTTTCTGCTCCCGCCGTGAGGCCGACCGGATGCTGGAGCACGGCCGGATTACCGTAAACGGTGTGGTTCCGGAAATGGGCACAAAAGTTTCGGATGAAGATGAAATAATGGTAGACGGTGTTTCCATCCGCAAGACGGAGGAAGAACATGTCTATATCGCACTAAACAAACCCGTTGGCATCGTTTGTACTACAGATACAAAGCGGGAGAAGGACAATATCATCGACTTCCTGAATCATCCCAAAAGGATATTCCCGATCGGCCGCCTGGACAAACCCAGTGAAGGACTTATCCTGCTGACTTCAGACGGTGATATCGTAAACAAGATCCTTAGAGCGCGAAACAACCATGGTAAAGAATATATTGTAAGGGTGGACAAGCCCATCACGCCGCAATTCCTGCATAAAATGCGTAACGGGATTCCGATTCTGGGAACAGTGACTAACAAATGCGAAGTGGAGCAAATTGATACGCTTTCTTTCCGAATTGTGCTCACACAGGGCTTAAACAGGCAGATACGGCGTATGTGCGAATACCTTGGTTACGAAGTGAAGAAACTGAAAAGGATCCGCATCATGAACATCAAACTTGACCTGCCTGTAGGACAATGGCGGGATCTTACTGCCGAAGAACTTTCCGAGCTCAATGCGTTGCTGGCCGATTCTCCAAAAACCATTGATTAA